The DNA region TTCCGCGGGATCTCCAGCACGCGGACCGGTTTCGTGGCGATGTAGGAGAGATGGCTCGGCCGTCCGGCCAGGCAGTCTTCGACGCCGAGCACGTCACCGGCACCGAGCAGGTCCACGATCATCGGCGGCGAGCCGCCTTGCGCCGCGCGCAGCGCCTTCACGAAGCCGGACCGCGGGATCAGCACCGGGGGCGCCGGGTCGCCCTGGTGGAGCAGTGTCGTGCCCGCCGCGTGATCGACGTGTTTGCCGAGGTCGAGCAGCCGGCGGCGCTGCCGTTCGGTGACCGCGGCCAGGAAGTCCCCGCTCATCAGCCGACCACCGCCGCGACCGGCCCGATGACCTTCTTGGCCGGCAGCGACCGGGTGAGGATCGCGGCGAGAAGGACGCCCGCGGTGACCACCAGAAGCGGGTCAGGTGTCTTTGCCGTCAATAGTGACTCCCAGTGAGAGAAAAAGGTGAATCGATTTCTTGCCCGGCCGGGTGAGAATCACGTCCGGTAGGTGAAATCCGCCTTGCCGTTCAGCCGGAGACTAATGCTCAGAGCCATTGCGACAAAGCAACACCGAGCGAGCAGAACCCGTCCAGGGAGCGATTTCGCGACGGAAAGTGACCGTTGTTCCGTTCGGCGTCCGGCGAAAAGATCACGCACCGTGCACGATCACCGGGGCGAAATCCCGCGCGATACTTCTGGACTCACGAGGAAATCAGGATTAGCCGTACCCCTGTCTGATTTCGAGTAAGCGACCGGAACCCCCGCCGGACTCCTGGTGGACACGGAGAAGAGGCACGAGTGGCGGTTATGCACGTGCAGATGCACGTCCCAACCAAGAGCCTGCGACGAGCCCGCCAGGCAGCGAATTAACGGAGTGTCAGCGATATGTCGCACTTGACGACTCCGCGTCACCGGCGGAGGTTTTTCGGCAATCTCAGCATTTTGGGGGAACTTCACCCCGGCGAGGGCTGACCAGACCCGATTCGTAGGCGAGCACCACCAGCTGTGCCCGGTCGCGCGCCCCGATCTTGGTCATGATGCGGCTGACGTGCGTGCGCGCGGTGGCCGTCGAGATCACCAGATGCGCCGCGATCTCGTCGTTCGACATCCCGCCGGCCACCAGGCCGAGGACCTCGCGTTCGCGATCGGTGATCTCGCGGACGGCACTCACGTCGATGCGGCGGTTCTCCGGGCGGTCGACGAACTCCGCGATCAGCCGCCGGGTCACGGTCGGCGCCAGCAGCGCCTCGCCCGCGGCCACCACCTTCAACGCCCGCAGCAGCTCCACCGGATCGGTGTCCTTCAGCAGGAACCCGCTCGCGCCGGCGCGCAACGCCTCGTAGACGTACTCGTCGACGTCGAAAGTGGTCAGTACCAGGACCTTCACCCCGGCCAGCTCGGGATTCGCGGTGATCCGCCGCGTCGCTTCGAGCCCGTCGACCCCGGGCATCCGGATGTCCATCACGACGATGTCCGGCCGGTGCTCGACGGCGGCCGCGACCGCCTGCTCGCCGTCGCCCGCCTCGGCACAGACCTCGAAGCCGTCTTCGGTCTCCAGCAGCACCCGGAAACCGGCGCGGACCAGCACCTGGTCGTCGGCGAGAACCACCCGGATCGTCATTCTTCCCCCTTGATGGGCAGGTCCACGCGAACCTGGAAGCCGCCGTTCACCACCGACGTCGTGAGCGCGCCGCCCAATGCGGCCGCCCGTTCGGACATCCCGCGCAGCCCGTGCCCTGGCGCGGGTTCGACGGCGCCATGGCCATCGTCGCGGACGAGCAGCGTCAGCGCACCGGTTTTCCGCTCGAACCTGACGTCGACACCCCGCGCCTGGTTCGCGTGGCGGACCACGTTCGTCAGCGACTCCTGCAGGATCCGGTACGCGGCGCCGTCCACCGGGGCGGGCAGCTCCCCCGGCTCGCCGTCGACGCGGACCTCCAGCCCGGCCGCGCGGGCGTGCTCGAACAGCTCGTCGGCCTGGGCGAGGCTCGGCGCGGGCGCCTTGTCCTCCCCGGACCGCAGCACGGCCAACGTCGCGCGAAGGTCCTTCAACGCCGAAGCGCTCGCTTCCTTGATGTTCAGCAACGCCTCTTTCGCCTGCTCAGGACGTCTGTCGGCGACGTGCGCGGCGACGCCCGCCTGGACGTTGATCATCGCGAGGCTGTGCGCCACGACGTCGTGCACCTCGCGGGCGATGGTGAGCCGCTCCTGCTCGGCCATGCGGTGCCGGTGCTCGTCGGCCTGCTCGCGGCGGGCCCGCGCGGCGGCCATCCCGTTGCGCACCGCCGTCCCGATCCCGACGACCGCGATCACCCAGACCAGCCCCAGACCGGCCCGCAGATCGAAACCCGCCAGCCCGTGCCGGGCGAACAACGCGATCCCCGAGGCCGCCAAGAGCGCACCGCCGGCGCCACCGGCGACGATCGGCCCGCGGATCTTGGTGAGCAGGAAGAGCGCGATGGTCGGCAGCACGATCGCCGGACCGCCCGGGTTGCCGGAGGTGTAGTAGCCGAGCGTCAGCGCGGAGGTGAGCAGGAAGATCGTCATCGGGAAGCGGTGGACGATCAGCAGCGGCACCGCGATGGCGACCAGCCACAGCACCCCGGACGAGGTCAGCTGCGGTCC from Amycolatopsis sp. EV170708-02-1 includes:
- a CDS encoding response regulator transcription factor translates to MTIRVVLADDQVLVRAGFRVLLETEDGFEVCAEAGDGEQAVAAAVEHRPDIVVMDIRMPGVDGLEATRRITANPELAGVKVLVLTTFDVDEYVYEALRAGASGFLLKDTDPVELLRALKVVAAGEALLAPTVTRRLIAEFVDRPENRRIDVSAVREITDREREVLGLVAGGMSNDEIAAHLVISTATARTHVSRIMTKIGARDRAQLVVLAYESGLVSPRRGEVPPKC
- a CDS encoding sensor histidine kinase translates to MLLKERYPWSLWVGRVLRVVLPLGFVLGATSGASRWQPGGPQLTSSGVLWLVAIAVPLLIVHRFPMTIFLLTSALTLGYYTSGNPGGPAIVLPTIALFLLTKIRGPIVAGGAGGALLAASGIALFARHGLAGFDLRAGLGLVWVIAVVGIGTAVRNGMAAARARREQADEHRHRMAEQERLTIAREVHDVVAHSLAMINVQAGVAAHVADRRPEQAKEALLNIKEASASALKDLRATLAVLRSGEDKAPAPSLAQADELFEHARAAGLEVRVDGEPGELPAPVDGAAYRILQESLTNVVRHANQARGVDVRFERKTGALTLLVRDDGHGAVEPAPGHGLRGMSERAAALGGALTTSVVNGGFQVRVDLPIKGEE